One window of Erwinia aphidicola genomic DNA carries:
- the leuA gene encoding 2-isopropylmalate synthase: MLQHPADKYHPFPPLQLTDRQWPGRTLSQAPRWLSTDLRDGNQSLAEPMDAVRKKQFWQLLLQCGFKEIEVAFPSASQTDFNFVRELIEERMIPDDVTLQVLTQARDDLIDRTFVALKGAHSACVHLYNATAPVFRRLVFRQSKAQIIELAVNATRLIRQRCEAQPETRWTYEYSPETFCFTEAEFALEICEAVAAVWQPCAARPMIINLPATVEVSTPNVYADQIEYFCRHFSQREQVCISVHPHNDRGTGIAAAELALLAGADRVEGCLFGNGERTGNVDLVTMALNFYSQGIHPQLDFSQIKQVVDVVELCNQLPVHPRHPYAGELVFTAFSGSHQDAIKKGFAERKQQQDNRWEVPYLPLDPADIGCSYEAVIRVNSQSGKSGAAWMIEQNHGLSLPRALQQDFSQRVQQEADRESKEMTQAALWQLFRQEYGIDTPPLQLAEYRSESDSQGQLLFSASVRQGEKMQQISGRGNGLLSAAVDALRQAFDVPLSIQDYHEHTLGQRSDSRSATYLLCTFPDNRSAWGVGIDSDVSRASLQALLNALAQGQRADGK; encoded by the coding sequence ATGCTGCAACACCCCGCTGACAAGTATCATCCCTTTCCTCCGTTACAGTTAACCGATCGCCAGTGGCCCGGACGCACGCTCAGCCAGGCACCGCGCTGGCTCTCCACCGACCTGCGTGATGGCAATCAGTCGCTGGCGGAACCGATGGATGCCGTGCGGAAAAAGCAGTTCTGGCAGCTGCTGCTGCAGTGTGGCTTTAAAGAGATTGAGGTGGCGTTTCCTTCGGCGTCGCAGACCGATTTTAACTTTGTGCGCGAGCTGATCGAGGAGCGCATGATCCCCGACGATGTCACCCTCCAGGTGCTGACTCAGGCGAGGGACGACCTGATCGACCGCACCTTCGTCGCGCTGAAGGGTGCGCACAGTGCCTGCGTTCATCTGTACAACGCTACCGCGCCGGTGTTTCGCCGCCTGGTGTTCCGCCAGAGCAAAGCGCAGATTATTGAACTGGCAGTGAATGCCACCCGCCTGATCCGCCAACGCTGCGAAGCGCAGCCAGAGACGCGCTGGACCTATGAATACTCACCGGAAACCTTCTGCTTTACCGAAGCGGAGTTTGCGCTGGAGATCTGCGAGGCGGTCGCCGCCGTGTGGCAGCCGTGTGCCGCGCGGCCAATGATTATCAACCTGCCCGCCACCGTGGAGGTCAGCACGCCGAATGTTTACGCCGACCAGATTGAATACTTCTGCCGCCACTTCTCGCAGCGTGAGCAGGTATGCATCAGCGTGCATCCGCATAACGATCGCGGCACCGGCATTGCCGCTGCCGAGCTGGCGCTGCTGGCCGGTGCGGATCGCGTCGAAGGCTGCCTGTTCGGCAACGGCGAGCGCACTGGCAATGTCGACCTGGTCACGATGGCGCTCAACTTCTATAGCCAGGGCATCCATCCGCAGCTCGATTTCAGTCAGATTAAGCAGGTGGTGGACGTCGTCGAGCTGTGCAATCAGCTGCCGGTGCATCCGCGCCATCCTTATGCCGGGGAGCTGGTATTTACCGCCTTCTCCGGATCGCACCAGGATGCGATTAAGAAAGGTTTCGCCGAACGCAAACAGCAGCAGGATAATCGCTGGGAAGTCCCTTATTTGCCGCTCGATCCGGCAGACATCGGCTGTAGCTATGAGGCCGTGATCCGCGTCAACAGCCAGTCCGGCAAGAGCGGGGCCGCGTGGATGATCGAGCAGAATCACGGTCTGAGCCTGCCGCGTGCGCTACAGCAGGACTTCAGCCAGCGGGTGCAGCAGGAAGCAGACCGCGAGAGTAAAGAGATGACCCAGGCGGCGCTCTGGCAGCTTTTCCGCCAGGAGTACGGCATTGATACGCCGCCGCTCCAGCTGGCGGAGTATCGCAGCGAAAGCGATAGCCAGGGCCAACTGCTGTTCAGCGCCAGCGTACGCCAGGGGGAAAAAATGCAGCAGATTAGCGGGCGTGGCAACGGCCTGTTGTCCGCGGCGGTTGACGCGCTGCGCCAGGCGTTTGACGTGCCGCTCTCAATCCAGGATTACCACGAGCACACCCTCGGCCAGCGTAGCGACAGCCGCTCCGCCACCTATCTGCTCTGCACTTTTCCCGATAACCGCAGCGCGTGGGGCGTGGGCATCGACAGCGACGTGTCGCGGGCCTCGCTGCAGGCGCTGC
- a CDS encoding dihydroxyacetone kinase subunit DhaK has protein sequence MSQFFMNQKQDLVNEAIEGVLQSAASHNLARLALGPQMRVVVRSDWDKSRVALISGGGSGHEPAHIGFVGKGMLTAAVCGDVFASPSVDAVLHAIINVTGEAGCLLIVKNYTGDRLNFGLAAEKAKQLGYRVEMVMVRDDIALPDNPQPRGIAGTALVHKVAGFAAEQGQGLEAVSALAQRAIDATASIGLAFTTCHVPGEDRDDHRVEPGCSELGMGIHGEPGASTLKTQNSAEIVAELTQRLASKSGSGKLALLVNNLGGFSALEMAILTRETLKSALGKQVKLLIGPATLVSALDMKGFSLSTLQLDDELEAALLAPVETSGWVRAFEPQPAKEQEAQRVAQQQSFTPSNNAAVAATLHTLCQTLIELESELNQLDAKVGDGDTGSTFSAGARSVLEASQNGELPLDQMDALLTVVGEKLANVMGGSSGVLMSIMFTAAGQQLKQGKSLAAALTFGLERMQHYGGAGVGDRTMIDALDPAFAALAAGKNLAAVAAAAKQGADSTRQMLSAAAGRSSYLNQESLKDVKDPGAYAVESVFAALAAQR, from the coding sequence ATGAGTCAGTTCTTTATGAATCAGAAGCAGGATCTGGTCAATGAGGCGATTGAAGGAGTGCTGCAAAGCGCGGCCAGCCACAATCTGGCGCGGCTGGCGCTGGGGCCGCAGATGCGGGTGGTGGTACGCAGCGACTGGGATAAGTCGCGGGTTGCCCTGATCTCCGGCGGTGGCTCTGGCCATGAACCGGCCCATATCGGTTTTGTTGGCAAAGGCATGCTAACCGCGGCGGTCTGCGGCGATGTATTTGCTTCACCCAGCGTGGATGCGGTGCTGCACGCCATTATTAACGTCACGGGCGAAGCGGGCTGCCTGCTGATCGTCAAAAACTACACCGGCGACCGTCTCAACTTCGGCCTTGCGGCGGAAAAAGCCAAACAGCTGGGCTATCGCGTTGAGATGGTGATGGTGCGTGATGATATCGCCCTGCCGGATAATCCGCAGCCGCGCGGAATTGCCGGAACGGCGCTGGTGCATAAGGTCGCTGGCTTTGCCGCTGAGCAGGGGCAGGGGTTGGAGGCCGTCAGCGCGCTGGCGCAGCGAGCAATTGATGCGACTGCCTCTATCGGGCTGGCCTTTACCACCTGCCACGTGCCGGGGGAGGATCGTGACGATCATCGCGTCGAGCCGGGGTGCAGCGAGCTGGGCATGGGGATCCACGGCGAGCCGGGCGCCTCGACGCTGAAAACGCAAAACAGCGCGGAGATCGTGGCGGAGCTGACGCAGCGTTTAGCCAGCAAAAGTGGCAGCGGTAAGCTGGCGCTGCTGGTGAATAATCTGGGCGGTTTCTCCGCGCTGGAGATGGCTATCCTGACGCGCGAAACGCTGAAATCTGCTCTCGGTAAACAGGTGAAGCTGCTGATTGGCCCGGCAACGCTGGTCAGCGCGCTGGATATGAAAGGCTTCTCACTCTCCACCCTGCAGCTTGATGATGAGCTGGAAGCCGCGCTGTTAGCCCCGGTAGAAACCAGCGGCTGGGTGCGTGCGTTTGAACCCCAGCCGGCAAAAGAGCAGGAAGCGCAACGCGTCGCGCAGCAGCAGAGCTTTACGCCTTCAAATAATGCGGCCGTGGCCGCCACGCTTCACACGCTGTGCCAGACGCTGATTGAACTGGAGAGCGAACTAAACCAGCTGGATGCCAAAGTAGGTGATGGCGATACCGGATCCACCTTCTCTGCCGGAGCGCGCAGCGTGCTGGAAGCCAGCCAGAACGGGGAGCTGCCGCTCGACCAGATGGATGCGCTGCTTACGGTGGTGGGCGAAAAGCTGGCGAACGTGATGGGGGGCTCCAGCGGCGTGCTGATGTCGATTATGTTTACCGCTGCCGGGCAGCAGTTGAAGCAGGGTAAATCGCTGGCCGCGGCGCTGACCTTTGGCCTTGAACGCATGCAGCATTACGGTGGAGCGGGCGTGGGCGACCGCACGATGATCGACGCACTCGACCCGGCGTTTGCCGCGTTAGCGGCAGGCAAAAATCTGGCCGCTGTTGCTGCCGCAGCAAAGCAGGGCGCGGACAGTACCCGCCAGATGCTCAGCGCCGCCGCCGGGCGCTCCTCCTACCTCAATCAGGAGAGCCTGAAGGACGTTAAAGATCCGGGGGCTTACGCGGTGGAGAGCGTCTTCGCTGCGCTGGCCGCTCAAAGATAA